The Gloeobacter morelensis MG652769 genome contains the following window.
TTGCTGGGGCGGGCGGATCACCTGGCTCTACGCGGCCCACAACCCGAAAGTCAAAGCCGGGGGCGCCTGGTACGGCCGCCTGGTGGGCCAATCCAGCCCCAACACTCCGACCTACCCGGTCGATGTCGCCCCCAAGATCAAAGGGACGGTCCTGGGCCTCTACGGCGGCCAGGATCAGGGCATTCCCGTCTCCACCGTCGAGCAGATGCGCAAGGTACTCAAAGAATCGGGCAACCCCTCGGAGATCCTCGTCTACGAACAGGCCCCCCACGGCTTCCACGCCGACTACCGCCCAAGCTACCGCCCGGAAGCGGCCCAGGACGCCTGGCAAAAACTGCTTGCCTGGTTCAAGAAGTATGGGGTCGCGTAGCAGGTGTCGGGGTAAGATCGCTGCCTGTCCAGGTTTCCGGCCATCCTTCCGGTACCGCGACTTACCCAAATCTGTGCCGCAGTCGACACGCGTCGTGCACGCACTGGATGAATGAGCCTATCCCACCCACCGACTCTCCCGCCCACCATGCCGATAAGTCCGGGGGTGTCGGGGCTGGCAGCCCCTCGACGCGGGGGGGAGAGCGCGAGAGGGCACCCGAAGGGGGTGCCGCCTCTCGCCCCACAGACCGTCGTGCACAGCCAGCAGCAGGTGTCAGGCTGAAAACCATTGCCATCGAGGTTTCCAGCCAGCCTCGTCTTGGCAACTGAAAGCCGCTCTAAACGCTCCCCTCGGGGATCAGGCAATAAAACGAGCAGCGGTGCCCGTCGGGATCGTGCAAGTTGAGGGCAACTTCCCGCGCCGCCAGAGCCGCATGAACAAATTCACGGCGCTCAAAAGCGATCCCCTGGGTGCAGAAACGCTCCGCCAACGCCTCCAGAGCCTGTTCGTCCGCGATCTTCCAGCCAAAGCGCACCGGCAAAACTCGCCCCTTCAAAAGCAACAATTCCAGGCCATAAACGGCAAACAGGACGTACCCGGCTTCGCTTCCCACCTGCGCCCGCCCATTGAGCAGCCGCTCATAAAACGCCTGGGAGCGCACCAGATCCGCAGTGCCCAGCTCGATATGAACCGCCCGGACAGCCGTGTCAAAATCGTCTGGCTGTGCTTTGGATGTCTGTGTGTCTTTCACCGTCGCTCCCGTCCGCTGGCAGGACCACCAGCAAGCACTCTACTACGTGCGCCGGGTGGTCTTTATCGAAGAGCAAAACGTTCCGCCTGAGATCGAAATCGACGAGTGGGATACTCTGAGCGTCCACGCCCTGGCCTGCGACGCCGAAGGAAGGCCCATCGGCTGCGGCCGACTCCTCCCGGACGGGCACCTTGGACGGATGGCGGTGCTTGCCGCCTGGCGCGGCCGGGGGGTGGGAAAGGCTCTACTCGAGTGCCTGCTTTCCCTGGCACAGGACACGGGCATGGAAACCGTCGAACTGAGCGCCCAAGTGCACGCCCAGCCCTTCTACGAAAAATTCGGCTTCAAAGCTTTTGGCGAAATCTACGACGAGGCAGGCATCCCGCACCGGGCGATGCGGCGGGTGCTGCCGCAGGATACTCGCCGCCCTCAGCAGATCTCAACGCAGGAGCCGAGGACCTGATATCTGCACTCGGCGGCGCCTGCGGCGACGAACCAGCCGCTTCCAGGCGCTGCCCGTCCAATCGCTGAGGCTATGGCTCATCGCCCCCAACTCCAAACCCACCAGCCCCCAAACCACCGTGGAAGTGTTGGCGCCACACCACAGCGACAGCATCTGCCAGGCTCCCTGCCAATCGAGGCTCGCCCCCGTCAGCCACTCGAACACCGGGGCTGCCGGCACCCCCAAACTGACTGTCACGATCGCCAGATACAGGAGCCTGCCCAGGGTGCCTATCAGCGGCCCGTGGGAAAAAAGCGAGCGGTGCGGGGCAATACGCCGATAGGGCAGCCAGAGCCAGCGCAGCAACCCCCAGCGGCGGTACTGGACGGAGTGGGTATCCAGGTCGCCCCCGAACATCAACCCCGCGAACAGATAGGCGCACGCCGCGCTCACGGCGGCCTCGAAGGTACCGCTCACCAACCAGACGGCGGCACCGGCGGCAGGTACGCTCCACCAGGTGATCCGGTCGTGGGTGCGGCCCAGGGGCATCCTCAGCCCCCGTGCGGATAGTCAGCCTCAAACTTCGCCACCAGCTCGTCGATGCTTGCCAGCAACTGCCGGGCAGCCCCCCGCAGCATCAGATTTGGGTAGCGCGCCCGGTCGGGATAACCGTAGGCCATCTCGCTGCGCAGGGCGTAGACAGGTTTGGAGCGGGCGTAGGCGTAGCCCACCTCGAAGGCCGTTCCCGAGTCGGCGTCGGCTCCCGAAAGATTGGCCACCACAACGGCGCTGGCATCGATGCCCGCCACACAGCGCGCGAAGACTTCCTCTGCCCCGGCGTCGGCGGGAATTTGCGCCTGCGGCAAAAAGACCCGCCCCAGGGGGGCGAGTCTTGCGGCCAGTTCGGCCTGGTAGGCCTGCTCGTAGGCGTTAAAGAGCGGTCCTGCCACGT
Protein-coding sequences here:
- a CDS encoding VOC family protein; protein product: MKDTQTSKAQPDDFDTAVRAVHIELGTADLVRSQAFYERLLNGRAQVGSEAGYVLFAVYGLELLLLKGRVLPVRFGWKIADEQALEALAERFCTQGIAFERREFVHAALAAREVALNLHDPDGHRCSFYCLIPEGSV
- a CDS encoding GNAT family N-acetyltransferase, producing MSFTVAPVRWQDHQQALYYVRRVVFIEEQNVPPEIEIDEWDTLSVHALACDAEGRPIGCGRLLPDGHLGRMAVLAAWRGRGVGKALLECLLSLAQDTGMETVELSAQVHAQPFYEKFGFKAFGEIYDEAGIPHRAMRRVLPQDTRRPQQISTQEPRT
- a CDS encoding metal-binding protein; the encoded protein is MPLGRTHDRITWWSVPAAGAAVWLVSGTFEAAVSAACAYLFAGLMFGGDLDTHSVQYRRWGLLRWLWLPYRRIAPHRSLFSHGPLIGTLGRLLYLAIVTVSLGVPAAPVFEWLTGASLDWQGAWQMLSLWCGANTSTVVWGLVGLELGAMSHSLSDWTGSAWKRLVRRRRRRRVQISGPRLLR
- a CDS encoding nucleoside 2-deoxyribosyltransferase, whose protein sequence is MSGLDSYRFYVAGPLFNAYEQAYQAELAARLAPLGRVFLPQAQIPADAGAEEVFARCVAGIDASAVVVANLSGADADSGTAFEVGYAYARSKPVYALRSEMAYGYPDRARYPNLMLRGAARQLLASIDELVAKFEADYPHGG